The following coding sequences are from one Streptomyces sp. V3I7 window:
- a CDS encoding CbiQ family ECF transporter T component, with translation MRERRGPASVHPGAWWLWSLGLGTAATRTTNPLLLALLIAAAGYVVATHRTAAPWSRSYAAFAKLALAVLLIRLVFAVVLGSPIPGTHVIATLPEVPLPHWAQGIRLGGRVTAEAMVFALYDGLKLATLLICVGAANALANPARLLKSLPGALYETGVAVVVALTFAPNLIADVQRLRAARRLRGRPDSGLRGLLQVGLPVLEGALERSVALAASMDARGYGRTADVPAPVRRTTAVLTLGGLLGVCAGTYGLLTAEGGAYGLPVLAVSAAAALAGLRLGGRRSPRTRYRPDPWNARAWLVAGSGTAVAALLSLAAVRDPAALHPGVVPLAAPALPLWPAAAVLLALTPAFVAPKEPS, from the coding sequence ATGCGTGAGCGCCGCGGCCCTGCCTCCGTGCACCCCGGCGCGTGGTGGCTGTGGTCCCTCGGACTGGGGACCGCGGCCACCCGCACCACCAACCCCCTCCTGCTCGCCCTTCTCATAGCCGCGGCGGGGTATGTGGTGGCCACCCACCGCACCGCCGCCCCCTGGTCCCGCTCCTACGCGGCCTTCGCCAAGCTCGCCCTCGCCGTCCTGCTCATCCGCCTGGTGTTCGCGGTGGTCCTCGGCTCCCCGATCCCCGGCACGCACGTGATCGCCACTCTGCCCGAAGTCCCGCTGCCCCACTGGGCGCAGGGCATCCGGCTCGGCGGCCGGGTCACGGCCGAGGCGATGGTCTTCGCCCTGTACGACGGCCTCAAGCTGGCCACGCTCCTCATCTGCGTCGGCGCCGCCAACGCCCTCGCCAACCCGGCCCGGCTCCTCAAGTCCCTGCCGGGCGCCCTGTACGAGACGGGCGTGGCCGTGGTCGTCGCCCTCACCTTCGCGCCGAACCTCATCGCCGACGTCCAGCGGCTGCGTGCCGCCCGCCGGCTGCGCGGCCGTCCGGACAGCGGGCTGCGCGGACTGCTCCAGGTGGGGCTGCCGGTGCTGGAGGGCGCCCTGGAGCGCTCGGTGGCGCTCGCCGCCTCGATGGACGCCCGCGGCTACGGACGTACCGCCGACGTGCCCGCCCCCGTCCGCCGTACGACCGCCGTCCTCACCCTCGGTGGGCTGCTCGGCGTCTGCGCGGGGACGTACGGGCTGCTCACCGCGGAGGGCGGCGCCTACGGGCTGCCGGTGCTGGCCGTCTCGGCCGCCGCCGCGCTCGCGGGGCTGCGCCTCGGCGGCCGCCGTTCGCCGCGCACCCGCTACCGGCCGGACCCCTGGAACGCGCGCGCCTGGCTGGTCGCCGGGTCCGGCACCGCCGTCGCCGCGCTGCTCTCCCTCGCGGCGGTCCGCGATCCCGCCGCCCTGCACCCCGGAGTCGTCCCGCTCGCCGCGCCCGCGCTGCCGCTGTGGCCGGCGGCGGCCGTACTCCTCGCCCTGACACCGGCCTTCGTCGCCCCCAAGGAGCCGTCGTGA
- a CDS encoding MFS transporter produces the protein MPAATVITQPTRTASTSQAPQASSSQKVTVTDPALVKRAVRAAALGNAMEWFDFGVYSYIAVTLGKVFFPSGNPTVQLLSTFGAFAAAFLVRPIGGMVFGPLGDRVGRQKVLALTMILMAAGTFAIGLIPSYSLIGVGAPILLLVARMLQGFSTGGEYAGATTFIAEYAPDKKRGFLGSWLEFGTLAGYIGGAGIVAALTAFLSEGDLLSWGWRVPFLIAGPMGLIGLYLRMKLEETPAFAAELEKAETNRPKVPLREMVMGQWKTLIVCMALVLVYNVTDYMLLSYMPTYMSSELKYDETHSLVVSLIVMAGMMIVQPFAGALTDRVGMRPVIGAGCVGFLALSIPALMLIREGSMLGVSLGMGAFGLLLVCFTASMPSALPALFPTRVRYGSLSIGFNFSVSLFGGTTPLVTTALISATGNMMMPAYYMMAAAVIGGFAVWRMAESAGRPLPGSPPAVEATR, from the coding sequence TTGCCGGCCGCCACTGTCATCACTCAGCCCACCCGGACCGCATCGACGTCTCAGGCCCCACAGGCGTCCTCATCCCAGAAGGTCACCGTCACCGACCCGGCGCTCGTCAAGCGTGCCGTCCGGGCCGCCGCGCTGGGCAACGCGATGGAGTGGTTCGACTTCGGTGTCTACAGCTACATCGCTGTGACGCTGGGCAAGGTCTTCTTCCCGTCGGGCAACCCGACCGTCCAGCTGCTCTCCACCTTCGGCGCCTTCGCCGCGGCCTTCCTGGTCCGCCCCATCGGCGGCATGGTCTTCGGCCCGCTGGGCGACCGTGTGGGCCGGCAGAAGGTCCTCGCCCTCACGATGATCCTGATGGCGGCGGGCACGTTCGCCATCGGTCTGATCCCGTCCTACTCGCTGATCGGTGTCGGCGCTCCGATCCTGCTGCTGGTCGCGCGCATGCTCCAGGGCTTCTCGACCGGTGGTGAGTACGCGGGCGCCACGACGTTCATCGCCGAGTACGCGCCCGACAAGAAGCGCGGCTTCCTCGGCAGCTGGCTGGAGTTCGGCACGCTGGCGGGCTACATCGGCGGTGCCGGTATCGTCGCCGCGTTGACGGCCTTCCTGAGCGAGGGCGACCTGCTCTCCTGGGGCTGGCGCGTCCCGTTCCTGATCGCCGGTCCGATGGGTCTGATCGGCCTGTACCTGCGGATGAAGCTCGAGGAGACGCCGGCGTTCGCCGCGGAGCTGGAGAAGGCGGAGACCAACCGTCCCAAGGTTCCGCTGCGCGAGATGGTCATGGGTCAGTGGAAGACGCTGATCGTGTGCATGGCCCTGGTGCTCGTCTACAACGTCACCGACTACATGCTGCTGTCGTACATGCCGACGTACATGTCCAGTGAGCTCAAGTACGACGAGACGCACAGCCTGGTCGTGTCGCTGATCGTGATGGCGGGCATGATGATCGTCCAGCCGTTCGCGGGTGCCCTGACCGACCGGGTCGGCATGCGTCCGGTGATCGGTGCGGGCTGTGTGGGCTTCCTGGCCCTGTCCATCCCCGCCCTGATGCTGATCCGTGAGGGCAGCATGCTCGGCGTCAGCCTCGGTATGGGTGCCTTCGGTCTGCTGCTGGTCTGCTTCACCGCGTCGATGCCCTCGGCCCTGCCGGCCCTGTTCCCGACCCGGGTCCGCTACGGCTCGCTGTCGATCGGCTTCAACTTCTCGGTGTCGCTGTTCGGTGGTACGACCCCGCTGGTCACCACCGCCCTGATCAGCGCCACCGGCAACATGATGATGCCCGCCTACTACATGATGGCGGCGGCGGTCATCGGTGGCTTCGCCGTCTGGCGCATGGCCGAGTCCGCGGGCCGTCCGCTCCCGGGCTCCCCGCCGGCCGTGGAGGCGACCCGCTAG
- a CDS encoding prenyltransferase/squalene oxidase repeat-containing protein codes for MNVLRSAAALAAVGVLAAATPAIADGASPSASPKPPALPSGLYGKTDPKYDGVWRQSLALLAQRTVHVTPAPKAVDWLTGQQCASGAFPAFRAEPRKACDAKVMVDTNSTAAAVQALAATGGHSDVTKSAIAWLKSAQNKDGGWGYTAGGPSDANSTAVVIGALAATGTKPADVVKDGKSPYDALLTFALPCSGDDAGAFAYQPDKKGKLAANADATAAAVLGALGQGMAAGAGKDAAKEDGKKAGAGCTDSGKATPERAAANGAAYLADAVAKTGHLTSVMPGADAQPDFGNTADAVVALAAQGGTERTGKPLKWLEKNASAWAGQSGPAAYAQLIFAAHAAGTDPHDFGGMDLVRALNATGPAPAVQPKPKPAVEDEQKSGGRGWWIGGAGLVAGIGVGLLYSGRKKKQQQA; via the coding sequence ATGAACGTCCTCCGCAGCGCTGCTGCCCTGGCCGCAGTCGGCGTGCTCGCCGCCGCCACGCCCGCCATAGCCGACGGCGCTTCGCCGTCCGCGTCCCCGAAGCCGCCGGCGCTCCCGTCCGGTCTGTACGGGAAGACGGACCCGAAGTACGACGGCGTCTGGCGCCAGTCGCTGGCACTGCTCGCCCAGCGCACCGTGCACGTGACCCCCGCCCCCAAGGCCGTGGACTGGCTGACCGGGCAGCAGTGCGCGAGCGGCGCCTTCCCGGCCTTCCGCGCCGAGCCCCGCAAGGCGTGCGACGCCAAGGTCATGGTCGACACCAACAGCACGGCCGCCGCCGTCCAGGCCCTGGCGGCGACCGGCGGCCACAGCGACGTCACCAAGTCGGCGATCGCCTGGCTGAAGTCCGCGCAGAACAAGGACGGCGGCTGGGGCTACACGGCCGGCGGCCCCAGCGACGCGAACTCCACCGCCGTCGTCATCGGCGCCCTCGCGGCCACCGGGACGAAGCCCGCGGACGTCGTCAAGGACGGCAAGTCCCCCTACGACGCGCTCCTGACGTTCGCCCTGCCCTGCTCCGGCGACGACGCGGGCGCCTTCGCCTACCAGCCCGACAAGAAGGGGAAGCTGGCCGCCAACGCGGACGCGACCGCGGCGGCCGTGCTGGGCGCGCTCGGCCAGGGCATGGCCGCGGGCGCGGGCAAGGACGCCGCGAAGGAGGACGGCAAGAAGGCCGGCGCCGGCTGCACCGACTCCGGCAAGGCCACCCCCGAGCGGGCCGCGGCCAACGGCGCCGCCTACCTCGCCGACGCCGTCGCGAAGACCGGTCACCTCACGTCCGTGATGCCCGGCGCCGACGCCCAGCCCGACTTCGGCAACACCGCGGACGCGGTCGTCGCGCTCGCCGCCCAGGGCGGCACCGAGCGCACCGGCAAGCCGCTGAAGTGGCTGGAGAAGAACGCCTCCGCCTGGGCCGGGCAGAGCGGCCCGGCCGCCTACGCCCAGCTGATCTTCGCGGCCCACGCCGCCGGCACCGACCCGCACGACTTCGGCGGCATGGACCTCGTGCGCGCACTGAACGCGACCGGCCCTGCGCCGGCGGTCCAGCCCAAGCCCAAGCCCGCCGTGGAGGACGAGCAGAAGTCGGGCGGCCGCGGCTGGTGGATCGGCGGTGCCGGTCTCGTCGCGGGCATCGGCGTCGGCCTCCTGTACAGCGGTCGCAAGAAGAAGCAGCAGCAGGCGTGA
- a CDS encoding ECF transporter S component: MSTTTRTTTRQSRPIRLGPRSTAALILVSAVGLVAFGWPFLAPPGSQLSAHAQDAPWLFAGLLVLLVAVVAATISESGLGPKAVAMLGVLAATGAALRPIGAGTAGIEPMFFLMVLSGRVLGPGFGFVLGSLTMFASALLTGGVGPWMPFQMLAMGWFSMGAGLLPGADRLRGRGELLLLAGYGFLAAFAYGTVMNLAGWPFMGALASNIAFDAHAAVPANLARFVAYCLATSLGWDLGRAVCTVALTLALGPTLLRALRRATRRAAFETAAAFER, encoded by the coding sequence GTGAGCACGACCACCCGCACCACCACTCGCCAGTCCCGCCCCATCCGCCTCGGCCCGCGCTCCACCGCCGCCCTGATCCTGGTCAGCGCGGTCGGGCTCGTCGCCTTCGGGTGGCCCTTCCTCGCCCCGCCCGGCTCGCAGCTGAGCGCCCACGCGCAGGACGCGCCCTGGCTCTTCGCGGGGCTGCTGGTGCTCCTCGTCGCCGTCGTCGCCGCGACGATCTCCGAGTCGGGGCTCGGCCCGAAGGCCGTGGCCATGCTGGGCGTGCTGGCCGCGACCGGGGCGGCCCTGCGCCCGATCGGCGCGGGCACCGCCGGGATCGAGCCCATGTTCTTCCTCATGGTGCTCAGCGGCCGCGTCCTCGGTCCGGGCTTCGGCTTCGTCCTCGGCTCCCTCACCATGTTCGCGTCCGCGCTGCTCACCGGCGGGGTGGGGCCCTGGATGCCGTTCCAGATGCTGGCGATGGGCTGGTTCTCGATGGGCGCGGGGCTGCTCCCCGGCGCCGACCGGCTGCGCGGCCGGGGGGAGCTGCTGCTGCTCGCGGGCTACGGCTTCCTCGCCGCCTTCGCCTACGGCACGGTCATGAACCTCGCGGGCTGGCCGTTCATGGGCGCGCTGGCCTCGAACATCGCCTTCGACGCGCACGCCGCGGTCCCCGCCAACCTGGCCCGCTTCGTCGCGTACTGCCTGGCCACCTCGCTCGGCTGGGACCTGGGCCGGGCCGTCTGCACCGTCGCCTTGACCCTGGCGCTCGGCCCGACGCTCCTGCGCGCCCTGCGCCGGGCCACACGCCGGGCGGCCTTCGAGACGGCGGCCGCCTTCGAGCGGTGA
- a CDS encoding ATP-binding cassette domain-containing protein, with amino-acid sequence MIRFEDVSVTYDGAAEPTVRGVDFEVPEGELVLLVGPSGVGKSTVLGAVSGLVPHFTGGTLRGRVTVAGRDTRTHKPRELADVVGTVGQDPLAHFVTDTVEDELAYGMESLGLAPAVMRRRVEETLDLLGLAALRDRPIATLSGGQQQRVAIGSVLTPHPEVLVLDEPTSALDPAAAEEVLAVLQRLVHDLGTTVLMAEHRLERVIQYADRVALLPAPGAAPVLGTPAEVMAVAPVYPPVVDLGRLAGWSPLPLTVRDARRRAGDLRERLAAHCPAPHPGLPGMREPSAPAREEPRPPAPATPRSAAREPGRPEEPRPSVPTAPRSAIREPGRPTSHAPSAAAATTETPLPAAHSPEAPEPPTYEATQAAPSETGRPPAHAPSAAAATKTPPPAAHRPETPEPPTHEATQAAPSEAGRPPAHTPSAAAATKTPPPAAHRPETPEPPTHGATQAGPSSEPEPAPRSFLSLLRRLRKRTPDATAPTSAPVAEVRGLAVRRARVQALRHVDLTVTPGETIALMGRNGAGKSTLLGSLVGLVEPTSGSVRVGGAVPHRTAPRELVRRVGLVPQEPRDLLYADTVAAECAAADRDAQAEPGTCRALVGELLPGIADDTHPRDLSEGQRLALALAVVLTARPPLLLLDEPTRGLDYAAKARLVAVLRGLAAQGHAIVLATHDVELAAELAHRVVLLAEGEVIADGPTADIVVSSPSFAPQVTKILAPQKWLTVAQVRKALA; translated from the coding sequence GTGATCCGCTTCGAGGACGTCAGCGTCACCTACGACGGTGCGGCCGAACCCACCGTGCGCGGCGTGGACTTCGAGGTCCCGGAGGGTGAACTCGTCCTGCTGGTCGGCCCGTCGGGCGTGGGCAAGTCCACGGTCCTCGGCGCGGTCAGCGGGCTCGTCCCGCACTTCACCGGCGGCACCCTGCGCGGCCGGGTCACGGTCGCCGGCCGCGACACCCGCACCCACAAGCCCCGCGAACTGGCCGACGTCGTCGGCACGGTGGGCCAGGATCCGCTCGCCCACTTCGTGACGGACACGGTCGAGGACGAACTCGCGTACGGGATGGAGTCGTTGGGACTCGCGCCCGCCGTGATGCGGCGCCGGGTGGAGGAGACCCTCGACCTCCTCGGCCTCGCCGCCCTGCGCGACCGTCCCATCGCCACCCTCTCCGGCGGCCAGCAGCAGCGCGTCGCGATCGGCTCGGTCCTCACCCCGCACCCCGAGGTGCTCGTCCTCGACGAGCCGACCTCGGCGCTCGACCCGGCGGCCGCGGAGGAGGTCCTCGCCGTCCTCCAGCGCCTGGTCCACGACCTCGGCACGACGGTCCTGATGGCCGAGCACCGCCTGGAGCGGGTGATCCAGTACGCCGACCGGGTCGCCCTGCTGCCCGCGCCGGGCGCGGCCCCGGTCCTCGGCACCCCGGCCGAGGTGATGGCCGTCGCCCCGGTGTACCCGCCGGTGGTGGACCTGGGCCGGCTGGCGGGCTGGTCTCCGCTGCCCCTGACGGTGCGCGACGCCCGCCGCCGGGCGGGCGACCTCCGCGAACGCCTCGCCGCCCACTGCCCGGCCCCGCACCCGGGGCTCCCTGGCATGCGCGAGCCGAGCGCCCCCGCGCGCGAGGAGCCACGGCCCCCCGCCCCCGCCACGCCACGATCCGCGGCCCGCGAGCCGGGCCGACCCGAGGAGCCACGGCCCTCCGTCCCCACCGCGCCACGATCCGCGATCCGCGAGCCGGGCCGACCCACGTCCCACGCTCCGTCCGCAGCCGCCGCCACCACGGAAACGCCCCTGCCCGCAGCGCACAGCCCCGAGGCACCCGAACCCCCCACCTACGAAGCCACCCAAGCCGCGCCTTCCGAGACAGGCCGACCCCCGGCCCACGCCCCGTCCGCAGCCGCCGCCACGAAAACGCCCCCGCCCGCAGCGCACAGGCCCGAGACACCCGAACCCCCCACCCACGAAGCCACCCAAGCCGCGCCTTCCGAGGCAGGCCGACCCCCGGCCCACACTCCCTCCGCAGCCGCCGCCACGAAAACGCCCCCGCCCGCAGCGCACAGGCCCGAGACACCCGAGCCCCCCACCCACGGCGCCACCCAAGCCGGGCCTTCCAGCGAGCCCGAGCCCGCCCCCCGCTCCTTCCTCTCCCTCCTCCGCCGCCTCCGCAAGCGCACTCCCGACGCCACGGCCCCCACCTCCGCGCCGGTCGCCGAGGTGCGCGGGCTCGCCGTGCGCCGGGCCCGCGTCCAGGCGCTGCGGCACGTCGACCTCACCGTCACCCCGGGCGAGACCATCGCCCTCATGGGCCGTAACGGCGCCGGCAAGTCCACGCTGCTGGGATCGCTCGTCGGGCTCGTCGAGCCGACGTCCGGTTCCGTGCGGGTCGGCGGGGCGGTCCCCCATCGCACCGCGCCGCGCGAACTGGTGCGCCGCGTCGGCCTCGTACCGCAGGAGCCCCGCGATCTGCTGTACGCCGACACGGTCGCCGCCGAGTGCGCGGCCGCCGACCGGGACGCGCAGGCCGAGCCCGGCACCTGCCGCGCGCTGGTCGGCGAACTGCTCCCGGGGATCGCCGACGACACGCACCCGCGCGACCTGTCCGAGGGCCAGCGGCTGGCGCTCGCCCTGGCCGTCGTGCTGACCGCCCGCCCTCCCCTGCTCCTGCTGGACGAGCCGACCCGCGGCCTGGACTACGCGGCGAAGGCCCGCCTGGTCGCCGTGCTTCGTGGCCTCGCCGCGCAGGGGCACGCGATCGTGCTGGCCACCCACGACGTGGAGCTGGCCGCCGAACTCGCCCACCGGGTCGTGCTGCTGGCCGAGGGCGAGGTGATCGCGGACGGGCCGACGGCGGACATCGTGGTCTCCTCCCCCTCCTTCGCCCCGCAGGTCACCAAGATCCTCGCCCCGCAGAAGTGGCTCACGGTCGCCCAGGTACGAAAGGCACTCGCGTGA
- a CDS encoding SCO2322 family protein, which translates to MTTVRRAALLLLAGFLLWGTAGQAQAAGYRYWSFWERGGDHWTYATEGPATARPADGAVQGFRFSVSEDSADATRPRGDADFGSICGKTPAREHRKRVALVLDFGTAADAPSGEGPPKSRTACAVVSPDATTAEALAAVAKPLRYDTNALLCAIAGYPRQGCGEQVAARPGGAKPATAPQKPAAADHGPSVGLLAGAGAVALLGVAAVWQARRRRDA; encoded by the coding sequence GTGACCACCGTCCGCCGTGCCGCGCTCCTGCTCCTGGCCGGGTTCCTCCTGTGGGGGACCGCCGGCCAGGCGCAGGCCGCGGGCTACCGCTACTGGTCCTTCTGGGAGCGCGGCGGCGACCACTGGACGTACGCCACCGAGGGCCCGGCGACCGCCCGCCCCGCCGACGGCGCCGTCCAGGGCTTCCGCTTCTCCGTGAGCGAGGACTCGGCCGACGCCACGCGCCCGCGCGGCGACGCGGACTTCGGCTCGATCTGTGGGAAGACCCCCGCCCGCGAGCACCGCAAGCGGGTGGCACTGGTCCTCGACTTCGGTACGGCGGCCGACGCCCCGTCGGGCGAGGGGCCCCCGAAGTCCCGGACCGCCTGCGCGGTGGTCTCCCCTGACGCGACCACGGCCGAGGCCCTGGCCGCCGTCGCCAAGCCGCTGCGCTATGACACCAACGCCCTGCTGTGCGCCATCGCGGGGTATCCGCGGCAGGGCTGCGGCGAGCAGGTGGCGGCGCGGCCCGGCGGCGCGAAGCCCGCGACCGCTCCGCAGAAGCCGGCCGCCGCTGATCACGGCCCGTCCGTCGGGCTGCTGGCGGGGGCGGGTGCGGTGGCGCTGCTGGGCGTGGCCGCGGTGTGGCAGGCACGGCGGCGCCGGGATGCGTGA
- a CDS encoding glycosyltransferase family 4 protein: MTAEASDAGAGDGPAADGGRPLNIALLTYKGNPFCGGQGVYVRHLSRELARLGHRVEVIGSQPYPVLDEHEDYSGRLSLTELPSLDLYRQPDPFRTPKRDEYRDWIDALEVGTMWTGGFPEPLTFSLRARRHLRARRGEFDVVHDNQTLGYGLLGDIGAPLVTTIHHPITVDRQLELDAAGDWKRRYSVRRWYAFTRMQKRVSRRLPSVLTVSGTSRQEIVDHLGVRDDRIHVVHIGADTDLFSPDPSIARVPGRIVTTSSADVPLKGLVFLVEALAKVRTEHPAAHLVVVGKRAEDGPVAQAIERYGLEGAVEFVKGISDAELVDLVRSAEVACVPSLYEGFSLPAAEAMATGTPLLATTGGAIPEVAGPDGETCLAVPTGDADALAAGLNRLLADPELRARLGAAGRDRVLKNFTWARAAEGTAARYREAIARAAAPSRPASRSGGVPSGRPAGSGAPMPTGSAAHAGSSDLATSAIAVRDDQAAAVRDAAAVGALPGGSPAPAVPASPATNAVREDQAAAAAQDELPAAAVGAASAHEPAAAVQDRSLVGAVQDHAAVGALPGGSPAPAVPASPAGSGVRAAQDEVPAHEPAGAAHERFPADVPRDHSATGATHDRSPVGAAQDAAVVAVPEPSRGGGPVFSGETKTGRRAAAASAAGAASTTDTGVYPESRATC; this comes from the coding sequence GTGACCGCTGAGGCCAGCGATGCGGGTGCCGGTGACGGCCCCGCGGCCGATGGGGGGCGACCGCTCAACATCGCCCTCCTCACCTACAAGGGCAACCCGTTCTGCGGCGGCCAGGGCGTCTACGTACGGCACCTCTCCCGTGAGCTGGCCCGGCTCGGCCACCGGGTGGAGGTCATCGGCTCGCAGCCGTACCCCGTGCTCGACGAACACGAGGACTATTCCGGGCGCCTGAGCCTGACCGAACTGCCCAGCCTCGACCTCTACCGCCAGCCCGACCCCTTCCGCACCCCGAAGCGCGACGAGTACCGCGACTGGATCGACGCGCTCGAGGTCGGCACGATGTGGACCGGCGGGTTTCCCGAGCCGCTGACGTTCTCCCTGCGGGCGCGCCGTCATCTGCGCGCCCGGCGCGGGGAGTTCGACGTCGTGCACGACAACCAGACGCTCGGCTACGGCCTGTTGGGCGACATCGGCGCGCCGCTCGTCACCACGATCCACCACCCCATCACCGTGGACCGGCAGTTGGAACTCGACGCCGCCGGTGACTGGAAGCGCCGCTACTCCGTACGCCGGTGGTACGCCTTCACGCGCATGCAGAAGCGCGTCTCGCGCCGGCTGCCGTCCGTCCTCACCGTCTCCGGGACCTCGCGCCAGGAGATCGTGGACCACCTCGGCGTGCGGGACGACCGCATCCACGTCGTCCACATCGGCGCCGACACCGACCTGTTCTCGCCCGACCCGTCGATCGCGCGAGTGCCGGGCCGGATCGTGACCACCTCCAGCGCCGACGTGCCGCTCAAGGGCCTGGTCTTCCTCGTCGAGGCGCTGGCGAAGGTGCGCACCGAGCACCCCGCCGCCCACCTCGTCGTCGTCGGCAAGCGCGCCGAGGACGGGCCGGTCGCCCAGGCCATCGAGCGCTACGGCCTGGAAGGCGCCGTCGAGTTCGTCAAGGGCATCTCCGACGCCGAACTCGTCGACCTGGTCCGCTCGGCCGAGGTCGCCTGCGTGCCGTCGCTGTACGAGGGCTTCTCCCTGCCCGCCGCCGAGGCCATGGCCACCGGCACCCCGCTCCTCGCCACGACCGGCGGCGCGATCCCCGAGGTCGCGGGCCCCGACGGCGAGACCTGCCTGGCGGTGCCGACCGGCGACGCGGACGCCCTGGCCGCGGGCCTGAACCGCCTCCTGGCCGACCCCGAACTCCGAGCCCGCCTCGGCGCCGCGGGCCGCGACCGAGTCCTGAAGAACTTCACCTGGGCCCGAGCCGCCGAAGGAACGGCGGCCCGCTACCGCGAAGCGATCGCCCGAGCCGCCGCCCCGAGCCGCCCGGCGAGCCGCTCGGGAGGCGTGCCCTCGGGCCGCCCGGCCGGTTCCGGAGCCCCGATGCCGACCGGCTCGGCCGCGCACGCCGGTTCGTCGGACCTCGCCACGAGCGCGATCGCGGTCCGGGACGACCAGGCCGCTGCCGTGCGGGACGCCGCAGCCGTCGGCGCGCTGCCGGGCGGGTCGCCCGCGCCCGCGGTTCCGGCGAGCCCTGCCACGAACGCGGTGCGGGAGGACCAGGCCGCTGCCGCGGCGCAGGACGAACTCCCGGCCGCAGCCGTTGGCGCGGCTTCAGCCCACGAACCCGCTGCCGCGGTCCAGGACCGCTCTCTCGTCGGCGCGGTGCAGGACCACGCCGCCGTCGGCGCGCTGCCGGGCGGGTCGCCCGCGCCCGCGGTTCCGGCGAGCCCTGCCGGGAGCGGGGTGCGTGCGGCGCAGGACGAGGTCCCGGCGCACGAGCCTGCGGGCGCGGCGCACGAGCGTTTTCCAGCCGACGTACCGCGGGATCACTCGGCCACCGGCGCGACGCACGACCGTTCTCCCGTCGGCGCAGCGCAGGACGCTGCCGTCGTCGCCGTGCCGGAGCCTTCTCGCGGTGGCGGTCCGGTGTTCTCGGGGGAGACGAAGACCGGCCGCCGTGCGGCCGCAGCGAGTGCCGCGGGGGCGGCCTCGACGACTGACACCGGTGTCTATCCCGAAAGCAGGGCCACGTGCTGA
- a CDS encoding transglycosylase SLT domain-containing protein: MSVSSVRRLVTPKKALAGAAMAAAATGMILSSAPAQADTGSASSASAQAVAHRMIPDAAQYRAFDKIVSHESGWNIHATNSSSGAYGLVQALPASKMSSAGTDWKENPATQIKWGLDYMNSRYGSPVDAWNFWQAHGWY; the protein is encoded by the coding sequence GTGTCTGTTTCGTCCGTCCGTCGTCTTGTCACCCCGAAGAAGGCCCTTGCCGGCGCCGCCATGGCAGCCGCCGCGACGGGCATGATCCTCTCCTCCGCGCCCGCACAGGCCGACACCGGATCCGCCTCCTCCGCCTCCGCTCAGGCGGTCGCGCACCGGATGATCCCGGACGCCGCGCAGTACCGGGCGTTCGACAAGATCGTCTCGCACGAGAGCGGCTGGAACATCCACGCCACCAACAGCTCCTCCGGTGCCTACGGCCTGGTCCAGGCGCTGCCCGCCTCGAAGATGTCGAGCGCCGGCACCGACTGGAAGGAGAACCCGGCCACGCAGATCAAGTGGGGCCTGGACTACATGAACTCCCGATACGGCAGCCCCGTCGACGCCTGGAACTTCTGGCAGGCCCACGGCTGGTACTGA
- a CDS encoding TetR family transcriptional regulator — translation MPAEAKVAPRAVPPTRQSAPPLTARQEARRRRILETSARLAARGGFDAVQMREVAEDSQVALGTLYRYFPSKVHLLVATMQDQLERLHATLGGRPPKGDTASERVARTLMRAFRSLQREPQLAGAMVRALSFADRGVSAEVDRVSRQTTAIILDATGLKDPTPEQLSAVRVIEHTWHSALITWVSGRASIEQVRTDIETVCRLID, via the coding sequence ATGCCTGCGGAAGCCAAGGTCGCACCGAGAGCCGTACCGCCGACGCGGCAGTCCGCGCCGCCCCTGACGGCGCGGCAGGAGGCGCGCCGGCGCCGGATCCTGGAGACGAGCGCGCGGCTGGCCGCTCGGGGCGGCTTCGACGCGGTGCAGATGCGGGAGGTCGCCGAGGACTCGCAGGTGGCGCTCGGCACGCTCTACCGCTACTTCCCGTCCAAGGTGCACCTGTTGGTGGCCACGATGCAGGACCAGTTGGAGCGCCTGCACGCCACCCTGGGCGGGCGGCCCCCGAAGGGGGACACGGCGAGCGAGCGGGTGGCGCGGACGCTGATGCGGGCCTTCCGCTCACTGCAGCGCGAGCCGCAGCTCGCCGGCGCCATGGTGCGCGCCCTGAGCTTCGCGGACCGCGGTGTGTCGGCGGAGGTCGACCGGGTCTCGCGGCAGACCACGGCGATCATCCTGGACGCGACGGGACTGAAGGACCCCACCCCGGAGCAGCTCTCCGCGGTCCGCGTCATCGAGCACACCTGGCACTCGGCGCTGATCACCTGGGTGTCGGGGCGCGCGTCCATCGAGCAGGTCAGGACCGACATCGAGACGGTGTGCCGGCTCATCGACTAG